GACCCAGGCATGAACAAAAGCATTCTTCTGGTCAACCCGCCGGCGGAGGTTCCCCGCGAGTGCTACGACACGCCGGATTATCCGGCGATCGGCATCGCGTCGGTGGCGGGTTACCTGATCAAGAACGGAGTGGAATGCTCCGTCATCGACGGGAAGCTGAGCCGACTCAGCGTGGACGACACGATTCAGGAGATTATCGGGCGTCGGCCGCGAATCCTTGGTCTGACGGCGATGACTCACATGATCGTCACCGCCCACAGGATTGCCTCTGCGGTCAAGGCCCAATGTCCCGATACCATCATCGTCCTTGGCGGCTTCCACGCCAGTTTTCTGCCTGAGCGAACCCTTCGGGAGTTTCCGAGCTTCGACTACATTGTGGTCGGCGAGGGCGAGATTGCATTCCACAAGTTCGTGCGGGCGGTCTTCGACGGCGGTGATCCCGCCGAGATCCAGGGAATCGCCGGCCGTCGTGGAGGAGCGATTCGAGTCAACGGCCGGGGCGAGATTGCGGATAACCTTGATGACCTCGGCATGCCGGCCTGGGAACTGTTTCCGCGTGCGCGCATGTACCCGGTGATGAGCCAGCGCGGTTGCCCGTTCGGATGCAACTTCTGCAGCCGACCATATGGTCGCAAGGTCCGCCGCCGGAGCGTGCCCCACGTCATTGCCGAGATCAAACGCAACATCGAACAGTTCGGTTGCACTGTCACCGACTTCTATGATGAGACTTTCACGGTCAACAAGAAGCACGCCGCCGAGCTGTGCAGGGCCATCATTGCCGAGGGAATCAACCGCAAGGTCCGTTTCTGGGCTTACGTGCACGCCAACACCATCGACCTGCCGACGGCCAGGCTGCTCAAGGAGGCCAACTTCAGCAGCGTTGGTTTCGGGGTGGAATCCGGCAATCCGCAGATCATGGCGCGCATGAAAAAGAACGTCGGGCCGGAGGATGTGCTGCGCGCCGCCCGCGTGCTGCGAGAGGCCGGGCTCGACTTTGCCGCGTATTTCATCATCGGTCATCCCAACGAGACCCGCGAAACAGCCTGGGACACCATCCGTCTGG
The nucleotide sequence above comes from Phycisphaerae bacterium. Encoded proteins:
- a CDS encoding radical SAM protein → MNKSILLVNPPAEVPRECYDTPDYPAIGIASVAGYLIKNGVECSVIDGKLSRLSVDDTIQEIIGRRPRILGLTAMTHMIVTAHRIASAVKAQCPDTIIVLGGFHASFLPERTLREFPSFDYIVVGEGEIAFHKFVRAVFDGGDPAEIQGIAGRRGGAIRVNGRGEIADNLDDLGMPAWELFPRARMYPVMSQRGCPFGCNFCSRPYGRKVRRRSVPHVIAEIKRNIEQFGCTVTDFYDETFTVNKKHAAELCRAIIAEGINRKVRFWAYVHANTIDLPTARLLKEANFSSVGFGVESGNPQIMARMKKNVGPEDVLRAARVLREAGLDFAAYFIIGHPNETRETAWDTIRLAAKVNPNSVAIGLMVPYPGSEIWELATHGQGGYKLIGVNWEDFNKQIGNALELENLPRRTMERLQLQGYLYVYLRNLRFREMFEAIWINRKRIAFILRKLIRPSRRVASSSWLEPSRQTLPAT